A single window of Venturia canescens isolate UGA chromosome 3, ASM1945775v1, whole genome shotgun sequence DNA harbors:
- the knk gene encoding protein Skeletor, isoforms B/C — protein MVQWAMTCVTFITVWTKSVALSLFVVFCVQYASGQEEKEEYRGKYLGKLNSYHHQVSGDVYAVDEFTLLLTSFNYDGNGADTFFWAGAANRPGPQGFIIPDEWGKTNVLDRYFNKDFTLTLPDNKKITDIKWFAVYDLSNQNTFGDVYIPEEFDPPAPQSITGLTKRSHGVSSASIVILDSKTISIHNFEYDGQGAETFFWVGPGPQPSSKGSKVPDEYGYLDPLHEYRVEDVVIQLPGEMTVFDIDWLSIYDLSTKTNFGSAIIPDGLNVPPSLVKVQKHVQSLPNCVQLHKKYQVAWEIFGPQITIQLAGQVGEDEYMAFGLSGSEEKSQMEGADVAIAYMDGVRGYAMDYNITAKAPCGKTLGQYKGVCKDELVGGLDNNQLYTAVRENGINIITYRRTLISSDPGDQEYPIDRPVYVIWALGRLDENKEPNFHDYYPKGNLKLELNRNEPENTCMDFTENDRKLREVWEKAEIFDKSIRNFDATIGPSGGKRGYQGMTGLTTMGLAWYINGQLIPELYLRRGLTYSFHVRGGNNPHSPNLYHPLIITDEPHGGYDRLSDVGQSRVRVLAGVEFTRRGRPRPTAVGPLCLSKHNARDRRLDDNFQTFKKFNRTLITVCEPGDPGLLEVTPNSSWPDVVYYNSFTHSNMGWKIHVVDSYLRVATSEAITITTGSLILLTTVAFWLTV, from the exons CAAGTGgacaagaagaaaaagaggaatacAGAGGAAAATATCTCGGAAAATTAAACTCTTATCATCATCAAGTCTCAGGAGACGTTTATGCCGTTGACGAATTTACTCTTCTATTGACATCGTTCAATTACGATGGAAATGGAGCTGATACATTTTTCTGGGCTGGTGCAGCGAATCGTCCTGGTCCTCAGGGTTTTATTATACCAGACGAATGGGGAAA gaCAAATGTTCTTGATCGATACTTCaacaaagattttacattgaCATTGCCGGACAATAAAAAGATAACGGACATTAAATGGTTCGCTGTTTACGATCTCTCCAATCAg AATACTTTTGGAGATGTTTACATCCCTGAAGAATTTGATCCACCAGCTCCCCAGTCGATAACTGGACTGACCAAACGATCCCACGGTGTGAGCTCCGCCTCGATCGTTATTCTTGATTCCAAAACTATTAGCATCCACAATTTTGAGTACGATGGCCAAGGTGCTGAAACTTTCTTCTGGGTTGGACCCGGCCCCCAACCTTCCAGCAAGGGGAGCAAAGTTCCTGACGAGTATGGCTA CTTGGATCCACTCCACGAGTACAGAGTCGAAGACGTCGTTATCCAATTGCCAGGAGAAATGACTGTTTTCGATATTGATTGGCTAAGCATTTATGATTTGTCtacaaaaacgaattttggcTCGGCGATCATCCCTGATGGATTGAACGTGCCACCTTCGTTGGTCAAA GTACAAAAACACGTTCAAAGCCTGCCAAATTGTGTGCaacttcacaaaaaatatcaaGTCGCTTGGGAAATTTTTGGACCACAAATCACTATCCAATTGGCTGGACAAGTTG GTGAGGATGAATACATGGCCTTCGGCTTGTCCGGATCCGAAGAAAAGAGTCAAATGGAAGGTGCTGACGTAGCAATCGCTTACATGGATGGTGTACGAGGTTATGCAATGGATTACAATATCACGGCCAAAGCCCCT tgTGGCAAAACTCTTGGGCAATACAAAGGCGTTTGCAAGGACGAGCTCGTCGGTGGATTAGACAACAATCAGCTGTACACAGCCGTACGAGAGAATGGAATAAACATCATAACGTACCGACGTACATTAATTTCCT CGGATCCCGGAGATCAAGAATACCCGATTGACCGACCGGTTTACGTAATTTGGGCTCTGGGACGACTGGACGAGAACAAGGAACCAAATTTCCACGATTACTATCCAAAAGGCAATCTCAAATTGGAACTCAATCGCAACGAGCCTGAAAACACTTGCATGGATTTCACTGAAAATGATAGAAAATTGCGAgaggtttgggaaaaagcaGAAATATTTGACAAAAGCATTCGAAACTTCGATGCTACGATCGGACCATCGGGAGGAAAAAGAGGATATCAAGGAATGACAG GTTTAACAACAATGGGTCTGGCTTGGTATATTAACGGCCAGCTGATACCAGAGTTGTATCTGCGGCGAGGTTTGACTTACAGCTTCCACGTACGAGGAGGAAATAATCCACACAGTCCAAATCTTTATCACCCCCTGATAATAACTGACGAGCCTCACGGTGGTTACGACAGACTGAGTGACGTTGGCCAGAGCAGAGTGAGAGTTTTGGCAGGTGTCGAGTTCACGAGGAGAGGGCGACCGCGACCGACAGCTG tCGGTCCTTTGTGCCTGAGCAAGCACAACGCACGAGACAGAAGATTGGACGATAATTTCCAgactttcaaaaagttcaataGAACTTTAATCACTGTGTGCGAACCAGGCGATCCAGGACTCCTCGAGGTGACTCCAAACTCCAGCTGGCCCGATGTCGTTTATTATAATTCTTTCACGCACTCGAACATGGGCTGGAAAATTCACGTCGTCGATTCCTACTTGAGGGTGGCAACGAGCGAAGCGATCACGATCACGACAGGCTCTCTTATTCTCCTCACGACCGTGGCCTTTTGGCTCACTGTGTAA